The Chlorocebus sabaeus isolate Y175 chromosome 16, mChlSab1.0.hap1, whole genome shotgun sequence genome window below encodes:
- the LOC103243848 gene encoding leucine-rich repeat-containing protein 37A3-like: MACCLCQFKNIIEAVGKTVKLHCNSACLTNTIRCPEEASVGNPEGAFMKVLQAWKKHTSTELTIEPEVPSDSSGINLSGFGSQQLDTNDESEVISALSYILPYFSAGNLDAESMLLPFIKRLFSNAQDGDRALGILKNNTKGPSLQPASNNSTYESKLRKLYLLENVLDAEIQEKIDEVKREEKTAMLMQTSLLGNKFKRQIFEKKLETVQPQENSLAKIQSVGNNLQRVNRVLTGPRSIQKRHFKEVGKQSTRREEGAQAFVESAAQEKRLGSPVSRELEQPHTEQGPKKLVENTVYTKPSFTQELNAAVSSVLKPFSMGEGVSASTPAKALPEVRDRSKDLTHTVFILENAKARVTNMKAAKPIVHSRKNYRFHKTRSRVAHTTPKVKKIRELRKESYLDRLMLANRLPFSAAKSLINSLSQGTFSSLGDWSAQENPFPKLFDTSERVIEDTNVKNTTARNAFEAIIFMENTTMPEGTISENTTYNPPPEADSAGTAFNLGPAVKRTNQTQWEYNNVGTDLSSEPKSFNYPLLSSAGDQFENQLTEQLRSLIPNNNVRKLISHVIRTLKMDCSDTHVQVTCAKLISRTGLLMKLLSEQQDVKASKAEWDTEQWKTENYINESTEAQSEQKEQRLSELTKEVPGYGYNNKLILALLVTKILTTLIIIICLIEVRTIINSGFQNAVLSLCGFRAHKLKTKATFPPAAT; this comes from the exons ATGGCCTGCTGCCTCTGCCAATTTAAAAACATCATTGAGGCTGTTGGCAAGACAGTCAAGCTGCATTGCAACAGTGCATGTCTGACAAACACCATACGTTGTC CTGAAGAAGCATCCGTAGGGAATCCAGAAGGAGCGTTCATGAAGGTGTTACAGGCCTGGAAGAAGCACACGAGCACTGAGCTGACTATTGAGCCGGAAGTGCCCTCAGACAGCAGTGGCATCAACTTGTCAGGCTTTGGGAGTCAGCAGCTAGACACCAATGACGAGAGTGAGGTTATCAGTGcactgagttacatcttgccGTATTTCTCCGCAGGAAATCTAGATGCGGAATCAATGTTATTACCGTTCATAAAACGGCTCTTTTCTAATGCGCAAGATGGAGATAGGGCCCTgggtattttgaaaaacaatacaaagggCCCCTCTCTTCAACCTGCATCCAACAACTCAACTTATGAAAGTAAATTGAGAAAGCTGTATTTGCTAGAAAATGTGTTAGATgcagaaatacaggaaaaaattGATGAagttaaaagggaagaaaaaactgCCATGCTTATGCAGACCAGCCTTCTAGGTAACAAATTTAAAcgccaaatatttgaaaagaaattagaaactgTCCAACCACAGGAAAACAGCCTGGCAAAGATTCAAAGTGTAGGCAACAACCTGCAGAGAGTGAACAGAGTCCTCACGGGCCCAAGGAGCATCCAGAAAAGGCACTTCAAAGAGGTGGGAAAGCAGAGCACCAGGAGGGAAGAGGGTGCGCAGGCATTTGTGGAGAGCGCTGCCCAAGAAAAAAGGCTCGGGAGCCCGGTCTCAAGGGAGTTGGAACAGCCTCACACAGAGCAGGGGCCCAAGAAGTTAGTGGAAAACACCGTCTACACCAAGCCTTCGTTCACCCAAGAGCTTAACGCAGCAGTCTCCTCTGTGCTGAAACCCTTCTCCATGGGCGAGGGAGTTTCTGCCTCCACCCCTGCAAAAGCCCTACCTGAGGTCAGAGACAGATCAAAAGACTTAACCCacactgttttcattttagaaaatgcaaaggcTAGAGTTACAAATATGAAGGCTGCTAAACCAATCGTACATTCCAGAAAAAACTACCGCTTTCATAAAACTCGCTCCCGCGTGGCCCACACAACACCCAAGGTCAAAAAGATTAGAGAGTTGAGAAAGGAAAGTTATCTCGATAGACTGATGCTTGCAAACAGGCTGCCGTTCTCTGCAGCGAAGAGCCTCATAAATTCCCTTTCACAAGGGACTTTTTCATCTTTAGGAGACTGGAGTGCTCAGGAAAATCCTTTTCCTAAACTATTTGATACTTCAGAACGTGTTATAGAGGACACTAATGTAAAGAACACAACTGCAAGAAATGCCTTTGAAGCAATCATTTTTATGGAAAACACTACTATGCCAGAAGGCACCATCTCTGAAAACACAACCTACAATCCTCCTCCTGAGGCAGATTCCGCTGGGACTGCGTTCAACTTAGGGCCAGCTGTTAAACGAACTAATCAGACACAATGGGAATACAACAACGTGGGCACTGACCTGTCCTCCGAGCCCAAAAGCTTCAATTACCCGTTGCTCTCGTCTGCAGGTGATCAGTTTGAAAATCAGCTAACCGAGCAGCTACGGTCCCTCATCCCCAACAACAATGTGAGAAAGCTCATTTCTCATGTTATCCGGACCTTAAAGATGGACTGCTCTGACACCCATGTGCAAGTGACCTGTGCCAAGCTCATCTCCAGGACAGGCCTCCTGATGAAGCTTCTCAGTGAGCAGCAGGATGTAAAGGCGTCCAAGGCAGAATGGGATACGGAACAGTGGAAAACTGAGAACTATATTAATGAGAGCACGGAAGCCCAGAGTGAACAGAAAGAGCAGAGGTTGAGTGAG ctcacaAAAGAAGTTCCAGGATATGGCTATAACAACAAACTCATTTTGGCATTACTTGTGACTAAAATTCTAACGACTTTGATTATAATTATCTGCCTCATTGAGGTAAGGACAATAATTAATTCAGGTTTTCAGAATGCAGTGCTGTCTTTGTGTGGATTCAGAGCCCACAAACTCAAAACCAAAGCCACTTTCCCACCTGCTGCTACTTGA